TTGTTTCGATTGCCATCTGGATGGGCTTTCTGGGCTTGCGCCTGTTCTTGGTGCCCGATGCACCTGCGGTCGATCCCGCTGCAGAGGTGCAGGAAGATCCCGCCTCCAAGCCCGGCGATGATCAGCCGAGCGAGGAGAAACCACCAGTCGATAAAGATCCTGCGGCCGAGGATCCAGCGGCGCAGCCAGCCGCTGGTGAAGCCCCTGCCGATCAACCAGCTGGCGATGGCCCCGTGCCGAGCGCAGCCGAGGGCCCCAACTTTCCTCGCCAGCGAGTGACGCTCGGCTCGGTCGACCCCAACAGTCCCTACTCCATGCTCGTCACCTTCGACACGAAGGGGGCGGTCGTTGAGCGCGTGGAACTCTCGAGCAACCGCTACCGCGATATTGAAGATTACAGCGGCTATCTCGGGCACCTCGATTTCGAAATCATCGAAGAGGTTGGCCTGAAGGTGAGCGTTGTCGGTCCTGGCACCCCTGCTGCACTCGCTAAAGAGTCAGGTGGCAAGACCGGTATCGAAGTGGGCGACATCATCACCGCTGTTGGCGATAAGCCGACGCTGACCCCCGAAATCTTCGATGCGGCGATGGCTGCCACCAAGCCCGGCGAAAAGATCCAAGTGAAGGTTCTCCGACCCGCCAAGTCACCAGCCGATAGCGAAACGAAACCGGTTGCCAAAGCCGCTGGCACCAGCCTCACGTTCGATGTGAATCTCACTCGTAAGCCGCTGCAAGTGGTTCGTCCCGAGTCGCACACCTACGAGCAGCGCGACGGAACGGTCACTGTCCTGGGACAAGATCCACTCTCGCTGCAACTCACGCTCGAGAATCTCGGTGGCACCACGATTCGGAGCGATGAAAACGAAATTCGCAACCTGCCATCGCTGATTTCAGGGAATTGGCAAATCGCCGAATCCAAAGACCCGAACGTCATTGAATTTCACTATCCGCTTTCAAAAGCCACGCTCGAGAAGATCAAGAAGCCGGGTCCACTGACTGTCGTCAAGCGTTTCACGATCACTCCGGCTCCAAAAGATCTCGCGCCGGGCAAGGACAAGCCTTACTCGCTGGGGATGACCATCGAACTGCGCAACGAAAGCGACGCGGAACAGCAACTCGCTTATCGCCTCGATGGCCCCACCGGTTTGCCCCTCGAAGGTTGGTGGTATAGCAACAAACTGCATCCCGACATGTGGGCCGCCGCCGGTGCTCGCGATGTGGCTTGGAAGCAAACCGAGCTCACCCATCACCTGATCGGCTGTCCCAAGCTTCACAGCGATGCCAAAGCTGCTGAGAAGAACAAGCAAATCCTCGAGAGTCCTCTGCTCCTCGAGAACAAACCGTCGGCCATCGACTACATCGGCGTCGACACCCAGTTCTTTGCCTCGATGATCCTGCCAGGCAACTCGTACAAGACCAAGGGTGGCAACGAGCCCGCGAAGAACGAGTCCTCAGTAACCCCCGCGATTATTTTTCGTCGCGCATCGGCGATGCCGGTCCAAGCTTGGGAGCCGATTCCCAAGACCCGCATCAAAACGATGAACGTTTCGTCGCGTCTCGTCTCGCAAGTCGAAACGATTGCGCCGGGCGAAACGCTGGTGCATAACTACCGGGTCTTTTTCGGTCCCAAAGAGCCCGATGTGCTCAAGGACTACGGTATGACCAGTCTGATCGAGTATGGTTGGTCGTATGCCGCGATTCCCGCTTTTATCCTGCGCAGCGTGCTGGAAACGATTTACTCGATCATCCCCAACTACGGCATTGCGATCATCCTGCTTACGGTGATTGTTCGCTCGGCGATGATCCCAGTCAGTCTGAAGCAAGCGAAGTCGGCAGCGATGATGCAGCAGCTGGCTCCTGAGATGGCCAAGATCAAGGAGAAGTATGCCGACAACATGGAGAAGCAGAGTCAAGCGATTCGCGAACTCTATGCCAAACACAACTTCAATCCGTTTGGCGGCTGCTTGCCGGTCTTCATTCAATTGCCGGTCTTCATCGGCCTCTATCGCTGCTTAAGCGTCGATATCGAACTGCGTGATGCGGCTCTTTTCCCGGGGATAGCTTGGGCGTCGAATCTCGCGGGTCCCGACAAATTGTTCTACTGGAAAGACTATGTCTTTTCGATGATGGGGGACGAAGCGAATGGATGGCTTGGTCCGTTCTTCAACGTCTTTCCACTGATCACCGTCTCGCTGTTCCTTGTGCAGCAGAAGATGTTCACGCCACCTGCCACCGACGAACAAACGGCGATGCAGCAGAAAATGATGACCTACATGACGGTCTTCATGGGGGTGATGTTCTACAAGGTTCCAGCCGGGCTGTGCGTCTACTTCATTACGTCGAGCTTGTGGGGCATTGCCGAACGCAAGCTCCTCCCCAAACCGAAACCTGTCGACGCATCGGCCGCAGCTGTCATTAGCAGCAGCACGAAAACTGACGAGGACGCTAAGAGCAACGGCAAGAAGAACAAGGACAAACGCAAGAATCCCTTAAAATAAGGCGATTCTTTCGTTTTTTGGCTTCCTTGATTGAGGTAATCCCGGCATGCTCACGGGGAGCGATATCTCGGTCGACGATGTGATCGTGGCCGAGGCGACGAGCCGCGCAAGTGGCGTGCGTGGTGTGATTCGACTCTCGGGCGACCGCGCACTGGCGGTTGTCGCGGCGTTCAGCGAAGCACATCACGAGCTCGATCAACTGGCCGTAGCGAGCAGCACGCGCGCGGTGGTAATTCCGACGCACTTAGTGCTCCCTGCGCCGCTGGGCCAAGTTCCAGCAACGCTTTTGGTCTGGCCAGGGAGACGGAGCTACACACGGCAACCGACGGTCGAGATTCATACCGTCGGATGCACGCCGATACTCGACGTGATCACTAGCACGGCCTGTGCTGCAGGTGCTCGAGCCGCGCGGCGGGGGGAGTTCACCCTGCGAGCCTTGCTCGCTGGCAGACTCGATTTGACGCAG
This window of the Pirellula staleyi DSM 6068 genome carries:
- a CDS encoding YidC/Oxa1 family insertase periplasmic-domain containing protein, with product MDRRFLTFFVVSIAIWMGFLGLRLFLVPDAPAVDPAAEVQEDPASKPGDDQPSEEKPPVDKDPAAEDPAAQPAAGEAPADQPAGDGPVPSAAEGPNFPRQRVTLGSVDPNSPYSMLVTFDTKGAVVERVELSSNRYRDIEDYSGYLGHLDFEIIEEVGLKVSVVGPGTPAALAKESGGKTGIEVGDIITAVGDKPTLTPEIFDAAMAATKPGEKIQVKVLRPAKSPADSETKPVAKAAGTSLTFDVNLTRKPLQVVRPESHTYEQRDGTVTVLGQDPLSLQLTLENLGGTTIRSDENEIRNLPSLISGNWQIAESKDPNVIEFHYPLSKATLEKIKKPGPLTVVKRFTITPAPKDLAPGKDKPYSLGMTIELRNESDAEQQLAYRLDGPTGLPLEGWWYSNKLHPDMWAAAGARDVAWKQTELTHHLIGCPKLHSDAKAAEKNKQILESPLLLENKPSAIDYIGVDTQFFASMILPGNSYKTKGGNEPAKNESSVTPAIIFRRASAMPVQAWEPIPKTRIKTMNVSSRLVSQVETIAPGETLVHNYRVFFGPKEPDVLKDYGMTSLIEYGWSYAAIPAFILRSVLETIYSIIPNYGIAIILLTVIVRSAMIPVSLKQAKSAAMMQQLAPEMAKIKEKYADNMEKQSQAIRELYAKHNFNPFGGCLPVFIQLPVFIGLYRCLSVDIELRDAALFPGIAWASNLAGPDKLFYWKDYVFSMMGDEANGWLGPFFNVFPLITVSLFLVQQKMFTPPATDEQTAMQQKMMTYMTVFMGVMFYKVPAGLCVYFITSSLWGIAERKLLPKPKPVDASAAAVISSSTKTDEDAKSNGKKNKDKRKNPLK